One region of Halohasta litchfieldiae genomic DNA includes:
- a CDS encoding urease subunit gamma yields MKLSPKDNERLTIFMAAELARRRKDRGIELNHPETVAYISDWVCERAREGMSVAEIRKEATGLLSREDVMEGVPEMVGMIQVEPTFPDGTKLVTVHDPIRADSEEQLN; encoded by the coding sequence ATGAAACTTTCACCCAAGGACAACGAACGACTCACCATCTTTATGGCCGCAGAGCTGGCCAGACGACGGAAAGACCGCGGCATCGAACTCAACCACCCCGAGACGGTCGCCTACATCTCCGATTGGGTCTGCGAACGCGCCCGCGAAGGGATGAGTGTCGCCGAGATCCGCAAGGAGGCGACGGGCCTACTGAGCCGAGAGGACGTCATGGAGGGCGTCCCCGAGATGGTTGGGATGATTCAGGTTGAACCGACGTTCCCTGATGGCACCAAACTCGTGACTGTTCACGATCCGATTCGGGCCGACAGTGAGGAGCAACTCAACTGA
- the ureG gene encoding urease accessory protein UreG: MGYRDVAKVGLGGPVGSGKTAMVKQLVPRLDDAGYNVGVIANDIMTQADAEQLQASFAGRLDEDLIAGVETGACPHTGIREDPSMNLAKIDEFTEAHPELDVVLIESGGDNLAATFNPELADYFVFVISVAEGDDIPAKRGPGVTQADLLVINKKDLAPYVDADLDLMERDSDRVRGEEPTIFTNCKTEEGIDEVVDLIERSVLFA, from the coding sequence ATGGGATACAGAGACGTCGCCAAAGTCGGCCTCGGTGGGCCGGTCGGCTCGGGCAAAACGGCAATGGTCAAACAGCTAGTGCCACGGCTCGACGACGCCGGCTACAACGTCGGCGTGATAGCCAACGATATCATGACCCAGGCCGACGCCGAGCAGCTCCAAGCATCGTTCGCGGGTCGACTCGACGAAGACCTCATCGCAGGTGTCGAAACAGGAGCCTGTCCACACACGGGCATCCGTGAGGACCCCTCGATGAACCTCGCGAAAATTGACGAGTTCACCGAGGCCCATCCCGAGTTGGATGTTGTCCTCATCGAATCCGGCGGTGACAACCTCGCGGCGACGTTCAATCCCGAACTCGCCGACTACTTCGTGTTCGTCATCTCGGTGGCCGAGGGTGATGACATCCCAGCCAAGCGCGGGCCAGGCGTCACCCAGGCGGATCTGCTCGTGATCAACAAAAAGGATCTCGCACCCTACGTCGACGCCGATCTCGATCTGATGGAACGCGATTCCGACAGGGTCCGCGGCGAGGAGCCGACCATCTTCACGAACTGCAAGACCGAAGAGGGAATCGACGAGGTGGTCGACCTGATCGAACGGAGCGTTCTGTTCGCGTGA
- a CDS encoding urease accessory protein UreD, with the protein MSTNTDSVAVPPAFREYGEQHLPQSPAFGHGKNGIAELVVAREGDNPTRLLSDYVKVPYHLTGTLDSDPAPGLTTICLQDPTGAVTQGDRHTLSVEARSDARAHVTNQSATKVQSMKASYAHLDVTLVANSGAYLEYLPGPTILNENARCLQTTSVEMADDATVIVGDVFVPNGLTDHEPFSFDHHHSRLEASVDDSLVCADAVDLRPGKRDPRDPATVGDFGVIGTLYVFAPSCEEIDDLADAIHDRLAEIPDVHGGTSLLKDGAGLTVRVLGDRSADVTTAVESAWDESRRSLLGVGAPIGGDKR; encoded by the coding sequence GTGAGCACGAACACCGATTCCGTCGCGGTTCCGCCAGCCTTCCGGGAGTACGGCGAGCAACATCTCCCCCAATCTCCGGCGTTCGGTCACGGCAAAAACGGGATCGCTGAACTAGTGGTTGCCCGTGAGGGCGACAACCCGACCCGGTTGCTGTCGGATTACGTGAAGGTTCCGTACCATCTGACCGGAACCTTAGATAGCGATCCGGCACCGGGACTGACGACGATCTGCTTGCAGGACCCGACCGGGGCGGTTACCCAAGGCGATCGTCACACGCTCTCGGTCGAGGCGAGATCCGATGCACGCGCACACGTAACGAATCAAAGCGCGACAAAGGTCCAAAGTATGAAGGCCAGCTACGCGCATCTGGATGTCACACTCGTCGCCAACTCGGGGGCGTATCTCGAATATCTGCCGGGACCGACGATCCTCAACGAGAACGCCCGGTGTCTCCAGACCACGTCGGTCGAGATGGCCGACGACGCGACCGTCATCGTCGGCGACGTGTTCGTGCCGAACGGCCTCACTGACCACGAGCCGTTTAGTTTCGATCACCATCACAGTCGACTGGAGGCCTCGGTCGATGATTCGTTAGTCTGTGCAGACGCGGTCGACCTCCGGCCCGGCAAGCGTGACCCACGCGATCCGGCAACTGTCGGCGACTTTGGTGTCATTGGGACGCTCTACGTTTTCGCACCCAGCTGCGAGGAGATCGACGACCTTGCAGACGCGATTCACGACCGGCTTGCCGAGATTCCGGACGTTCACGGCGGAACATCGCTTTTAAAAGACGGCGCCGGCCTGACGGTTCGCGTGCTCGGCGACCGGAGCGCCGACGTGACGACAGCAGTCGAGTCGGCGTGGGACGAGAGTCGACGGAGCCTGCTCGGTGTCGGCGCACCGATTGGAGGCGACAAGCGATGA
- the ureE gene encoding urease accessory protein UreE, with the protein MKRVDGIIGNQNEDPELAETVDAHEAKGTLERVILDNTERRKSRLRVETDVGTDLGILVDQPELSAGDVLLVEDDFAVIVEFEAREAFVIELPEPTAATLMTTVELGHRVGNQHWDIAVDGRTIYIPVEADKAIIEDVLGPYLPADAETRYEIVDADRFVDGDQTVDHGHGADHDHNHSHDSDHGHEHDHDSDHSRDHESESGHSHEHNHSHEGGHQHD; encoded by the coding sequence ATGAAACGTGTCGACGGAATCATTGGCAACCAAAACGAGGATCCAGAACTCGCCGAGACAGTCGACGCCCACGAGGCCAAAGGCACCCTCGAACGGGTCATCCTCGATAACACCGAACGCCGGAAATCGCGGCTTCGCGTCGAGACCGACGTCGGGACGGATCTCGGAATCCTCGTCGACCAGCCGGAACTGTCGGCTGGTGACGTGCTTCTCGTTGAGGACGACTTCGCAGTAATCGTCGAGTTCGAAGCCCGCGAAGCGTTCGTAATCGAACTCCCGGAGCCGACGGCCGCGACACTGATGACGACGGTCGAACTCGGCCATAGAGTTGGCAACCAACACTGGGATATTGCGGTCGACGGCAGGACGATTTATATTCCAGTCGAAGCCGACAAGGCGATCATCGAGGACGTTCTCGGACCATATCTCCCAGCAGACGCCGAGACGCGCTACGAAATTGTCGATGCCGACCGGTTTGTCGACGGCGACCAGACGGTCGACCACGGCCATGGGGCAGACCACGATCACAACCACAGCCACGATTCAGATCACGGCCACGAGCACGATCATGACTCGGACCACAGCCGTGACCACGAATCGGAGTCTGGGCATAGTCACGAGCACAACCACTCTCACGAGGGAGGCCACCAGCATGACTGA
- a CDS encoding urease accessory protein UreF yields MTEPGAFLTALRLSDSMLPVGTYTASYGVEQYINEGYVDTADELGELIEGYLRGVIGPAEIVALGHAHRSAAAGDLDGILAADERLGAATLPAEFRESSEKAGAKLLDLLAHTDDGPFSEASLDGIVEEYNTALDNNRTAGHYPVILGMVCQRAGISCTEAALVSAYSTVTGLLGAAQRLGRFGHTDIQSELASLFPVIEEICEQYHNADLGAMYSFAPLADVMGMTHERADRRLFMS; encoded by the coding sequence ATGACTGAGCCTGGGGCCTTTCTCACTGCCCTGCGGCTCTCAGATTCGATGCTTCCTGTCGGAACCTATACCGCCTCCTACGGTGTCGAGCAGTACATCAACGAGGGGTATGTCGACACGGCCGACGAGCTCGGCGAGCTTATCGAAGGCTATCTTCGAGGCGTCATCGGCCCAGCTGAGATCGTTGCACTTGGCCACGCCCACCGTTCTGCGGCAGCCGGAGATCTCGATGGGATTCTCGCGGCTGACGAACGACTCGGGGCCGCGACTCTCCCTGCCGAGTTTCGAGAGAGCTCGGAGAAGGCTGGGGCGAAACTACTCGATCTGTTGGCCCACACCGACGATGGGCCGTTTTCCGAGGCTAGTCTAGATGGCATCGTCGAAGAGTACAACACGGCACTCGACAACAATCGAACGGCTGGCCACTACCCGGTCATCCTCGGGATGGTTTGTCAGCGTGCCGGAATCAGCTGTACGGAGGCGGCGTTGGTCAGCGCCTACTCGACGGTGACTGGGCTGCTTGGGGCCGCCCAGCGACTCGGTCGGTTTGGCCATACAGACATCCAGTCGGAACTCGCATCGCTGTTTCCGGTAATCGAGGAGATCTGCGAGCAGTATCACAATGCCGACCTTGGGGCGATGTATTCGTTCGCTCCACTGGCTGACGTGATGGGAATGACCCACGAGCGGGCAGACCGTCGACTCTTTATGAGTTAA
- a CDS encoding DUF5781 family protein, with product MDVRVQGAVAPDPFLSAAELLETEYDLSRPVDVDIREDPDQRTWAAHYPDRHVLNISRQAATSVMARELALHEYAHMARYEQQHASHMQSTEEALFLALAGKSVERRKLSHCYQIANHMKDIYADDITLDIAPATKLIDFFAAQLASALADRPIEDSRPGSQLETAGSDPEITAVNAAFALALVERHSLIDKSHRLYDLAHAAGDDAPAVDLAAFKTRFKSLGEDPSESEYRKTLVDVTRAYATAE from the coding sequence ATGGATGTTCGCGTGCAGGGTGCTGTCGCCCCCGATCCGTTTTTGAGTGCGGCCGAACTCCTCGAAACCGAATACGATCTCTCTCGGCCGGTCGACGTCGATATCCGCGAGGACCCCGACCAGCGTACCTGGGCGGCCCACTATCCCGACCGACACGTCCTCAACATTTCTCGGCAGGCCGCAACCAGCGTGATGGCCCGAGAACTGGCCTTACACGAGTACGCCCATATGGCCCGGTACGAACAGCAGCATGCCTCGCATATGCAGTCGACCGAGGAGGCGCTGTTTCTCGCATTGGCTGGCAAGTCGGTCGAACGCCGCAAACTCAGCCACTGCTATCAGATCGCCAACCACATGAAAGACATCTACGCCGACGATATCACGTTGGATATCGCTCCGGCAACGAAACTCATCGATTTCTTTGCGGCCCAACTCGCCTCGGCACTCGCCGACCGACCAATCGAAGATAGTCGCCCCGGATCCCAGCTTGAAACGGCGGGTTCAGATCCCGAGATCACCGCGGTCAACGCAGCCTTTGCGCTGGCACTCGTCGAACGCCACAGTCTCATCGACAAGAGCCACCGGCTCTACGATTTGGCCCACGCTGCAGGCGACGACGCCCCGGCAGTCGACCTGGCGGCGTTCAAAACCCGATTCAAATCGCTCGGCGAAGATCCCTCCGAAAGCGAGTACCGGAAAACATTGGTCGACGTCACGCGGGCGTATGCGACCGCGGAGTAG
- a CDS encoding universal stress protein produces the protein MKELERDLGLPSVLAISIGAMIGSGIFILPALALEIAGPAVIVAYLLAGLLVVPAALSKSEMATAMPEAGGTYIYIERGMGPLLGTIAGVGTWFSLSFKGALALVGGVPYLLLIFDLPLKPVALGLATVLILVNIFGAKQTGRLQLVIVVVMLAALGWFAAGSAPSVQSTNYANFFADGLGGLLAATGLVFVSYAGVTKVASVAEEIEDPGRNIPLGILGSLAFTTVLYVAIVAVLVGVTDPGSVAGSLTPVAVAAEATLGQVGVAAVIIAAILALISTANAGILSSSRYPFAMSRDQLAPPSLSTVSERFGTPVTSITLTGAVLLVLIAFVPILEIAKLASAFQIMVFGLINIALIAFREGSMEYEPEFTSPLYPWMQIFGAITGALLLTQMGAVALVGALVIILGSILWYFVYVRARVNRDGAASDAIRRQVGRNALTDVAAVTEDDTQEVLVALTKDVDETRERSLVALAADIVRPNDGRVVVVRFEEIPDQAPLTENATIQSSSDRSFETRITELEAEYGVDIEADEIVSHDTKHAIVNFADHRGVDTILAEHEPLRLRSRLVGDPIDWVVRHAPCDVLLIDNLGYGRPKRVILSGDGGPYAPLAVTVGEAVAAANDGAISLWYPAGNANTDQYTQTIDDYQSELSELLSVPVTAEPIRTDGGQTQRPDLLVRRGSDHRLRDALFDDRPTVPSPGCTAVTVYPHESQRPPLVRRLLERVLF, from the coding sequence ATGAAAGAACTCGAACGAGACCTCGGTCTCCCCTCGGTCCTCGCGATCAGTATCGGTGCAATGATCGGTAGTGGTATTTTCATCCTGCCGGCATTGGCGCTCGAAATCGCCGGGCCAGCTGTCATCGTCGCCTATCTCCTCGCGGGACTCCTCGTGGTTCCAGCAGCGCTCTCGAAATCAGAGATGGCGACCGCGATGCCGGAGGCCGGAGGTACCTACATTTACATCGAACGTGGCATGGGTCCCCTGCTTGGAACTATTGCTGGCGTTGGGACGTGGTTTTCGCTCTCGTTCAAAGGGGCACTCGCACTCGTTGGCGGTGTTCCCTATCTGCTTTTGATTTTTGATCTCCCACTGAAGCCAGTCGCACTGGGCCTTGCAACGGTCCTCATTTTAGTGAACATCTTCGGAGCCAAACAGACCGGTCGACTCCAACTTGTCATCGTCGTCGTCATGCTGGCAGCACTCGGCTGGTTTGCCGCCGGGAGCGCACCCAGTGTCCAGTCGACCAACTACGCGAACTTCTTCGCTGACGGTCTCGGTGGCCTACTGGCTGCAACCGGGCTCGTATTCGTCTCCTATGCTGGCGTGACGAAGGTCGCAAGCGTCGCCGAGGAGATCGAAGATCCGGGCCGAAACATCCCCCTTGGGATCCTGGGCTCGCTGGCATTTACCACTGTCCTGTATGTCGCAATCGTTGCCGTCCTGGTTGGTGTCACGGACCCCGGAAGCGTCGCCGGTTCGCTGACACCGGTTGCAGTCGCTGCCGAAGCAACACTCGGACAGGTTGGTGTTGCTGCGGTTATTATAGCGGCCATTCTCGCACTTATCTCGACGGCGAATGCTGGAATCCTCTCGTCGTCGCGGTATCCGTTTGCGATGAGTCGGGATCAGCTGGCACCGCCATCGTTGTCGACGGTCAGCGAGCGGTTCGGAACCCCTGTCACCTCGATTACGCTCACGGGTGCGGTACTGCTGGTCCTCATCGCGTTCGTCCCGATCTTAGAAATCGCAAAACTGGCGAGTGCGTTCCAGATTATGGTGTTCGGCCTAATCAATATCGCACTCATCGCCTTCCGCGAGGGGAGCATGGAGTACGAACCGGAGTTCACCTCGCCGTTGTATCCCTGGATGCAGATTTTCGGTGCAATCACGGGGGCGCTCCTCCTGACACAGATGGGGGCGGTCGCACTCGTTGGCGCGCTTGTTATCATTCTTGGGAGTATTCTTTGGTACTTCGTCTACGTTCGTGCCCGAGTTAATCGGGACGGTGCCGCAAGCGATGCAATCCGTCGACAGGTCGGTCGAAACGCACTGACGGACGTTGCCGCGGTCACCGAAGACGACACCCAAGAGGTCCTCGTTGCGCTCACGAAGGACGTCGACGAGACACGCGAGCGATCACTGGTCGCGCTGGCCGCAGACATCGTTCGTCCGAACGACGGTCGTGTCGTCGTCGTTCGGTTCGAGGAGATTCCTGACCAGGCACCACTCACGGAAAATGCAACTATTCAGTCGTCATCTGATCGCTCCTTCGAAACACGGATCACCGAGCTCGAAGCCGAGTACGGTGTCGACATCGAGGCCGACGAGATCGTCAGCCACGACACGAAACACGCGATTGTTAACTTCGCCGACCATCGTGGGGTAGACACAATACTAGCCGAACACGAGCCACTTCGGCTTCGGTCGCGGCTGGTCGGCGACCCGATCGATTGGGTTGTTCGGCACGCCCCGTGTGATGTCCTGCTCATAGATAACCTCGGCTACGGCCGTCCAAAGCGCGTTATTCTTTCGGGCGATGGTGGCCCATACGCTCCACTCGCAGTGACAGTTGGTGAGGCTGTCGCGGCTGCAAACGACGGCGCGATTTCGCTGTGGTATCCGGCTGGCAACGCAAATACTGACCAGTACACACAAACCATCGATGACTACCAGTCGGAGCTCTCGGAGCTACTGTCGGTCCCAGTCACCGCAGAGCCGATCCGAACCGATGGTGGACAGACACAGCGTCCCGATCTCCTTGTTCGTCGCGGCAGCGACCACAGACTTCGAGACGCCCTGTTCGATGACCGACCGACGGTCCCGAGTCCAGGCTGTACGGCTGTTACTGTCTATCCTCATGAGTCTCAGCGTCCACCACTCGTGCGCCGACTCCTCGAACGAGTGCTGTTCTGA
- a CDS encoding Lrp/AsnC family transcriptional regulator, with amino-acid sequence MKNGTLDAIDKHILYYLQQDARGTSSSDIAEKLDLSASTVRTRLNKLESSGIIRGYHLDIDYDLAGYPLYTKIICTAPIPDRDSLANRARKIHGVTAVREIMTGENNVYVNAIGKNHDDLNRITEDLDSVLHKAA; translated from the coding sequence ATGAAAAACGGCACTTTGGATGCGATCGATAAGCATATTCTGTACTATCTCCAGCAGGACGCCAGAGGAACCTCTTCGAGCGATATTGCAGAGAAACTCGATCTCTCAGCAAGTACCGTTCGGACACGGCTCAACAAACTGGAGTCCAGCGGCATCATTCGCGGATACCATCTCGATATCGACTATGATCTAGCGGGCTATCCCCTCTATACAAAGATTATCTGTACGGCACCCATCCCAGATCGGGATAGCCTCGCGAATCGGGCTCGAAAGATCCATGGGGTCACTGCTGTCCGCGAGATCATGACCGGCGAGAATAACGTCTATGTGAACGCGATCGGCAAAAATCACGATGACCTCAACCGAATCACCGAAGATCTAGATTCAGTACTTCACAAAGCCGCTTAG
- a CDS encoding ISH3-like element ISHla1 family transposase: MSKTKQADGEIHEDQLLNFLVNRLDEEVSLSLANNAEITAEDIYEVLVGACADGTSVSTLCASSQNSPAGNTVLYHLRTKFEPERLERVANTLLRKDLDELLPEQVEVCADLHLRPYYGDEDDTDGLYHSVAKRGTTAFHAYATLYARVKNKRYTLAVRRLKDGDTASSVLAEFFGVLDGLDAGVKAVYLDRGFYDSKCLTLLQAHNYAYVIPIIRWGEAIQQELSEGWSRVIQHDLTGKLDGHSWTVDFPVYIDCTYLNGKYDENGVARHGYAADAPFIDSPRDARYHYSKRFGIESSYRLFEQAIATTTTRDPTVRLLYVVVSLLLQNVWRYLHYEYVATPRRGGRRLWWWPYKEFVNMIRRAAWTALAVRRAVPANRPPDDRFHR, from the coding sequence GTGTCTAAAACCAAACAAGCAGACGGTGAGATCCACGAGGACCAGCTTCTTAACTTTCTCGTCAACCGCCTTGACGAGGAAGTTTCGCTCTCGTTAGCCAATAACGCTGAAATCACTGCTGAAGACATCTATGAGGTCCTCGTCGGCGCTTGCGCCGACGGGACCTCTGTCTCTACGCTCTGTGCGTCGAGCCAGAACTCACCCGCTGGGAACACGGTCCTCTACCATCTTCGGACGAAGTTCGAGCCGGAACGGCTCGAACGAGTCGCTAACACGCTCCTGCGAAAGGATCTCGATGAATTGCTCCCCGAACAGGTGGAGGTCTGCGCAGACCTCCACCTGCGGCCCTACTACGGTGACGAAGACGACACAGACGGCCTCTATCACTCGGTAGCGAAGCGTGGAACCACTGCGTTCCACGCCTATGCCACACTCTACGCGCGTGTGAAGAACAAACGCTACACGCTGGCGGTACGCCGTCTCAAAGACGGCGATACCGCAAGTAGTGTCCTCGCTGAGTTCTTCGGTGTCCTCGACGGCCTTGACGCCGGGGTCAAGGCCGTCTACCTTGATCGCGGATTCTACGACAGTAAGTGTCTCACGCTGCTTCAGGCGCACAATTACGCGTACGTGATCCCGATCATCCGGTGGGGTGAGGCGATTCAGCAAGAGCTCTCGGAAGGATGGAGTCGCGTCATTCAGCATGATCTGACGGGGAAACTCGACGGTCACAGCTGGACCGTCGATTTTCCCGTCTACATCGACTGTACGTACCTAAATGGGAAGTATGACGAGAACGGTGTGGCGCGTCACGGCTACGCCGCTGACGCGCCGTTCATCGACTCACCACGGGACGCTCGATACCACTACTCGAAACGCTTCGGTATCGAGTCAAGCTATCGCTTGTTTGAGCAAGCGATAGCGACAACGACAACACGAGATCCAACGGTACGGCTGCTGTACGTGGTGGTGAGTCTCCTCTTACAGAACGTCTGGCGGTACCTTCACTACGAGTATGTGGCGACGCCCCGCCGAGGCGGGCGTCGCCTCTGGTGGTGGCCGTACAAGGAGTTCGTCAATATGATTCGACGAGCTGCGTGGACGGCCCTCGCGGTGCGTCGGGCCGTCCCCGCGAATCGGCCACCTGACGACCGATTCCACCGCTAA
- a CDS encoding universal stress protein, with protein MTLVVPYDNSELSKTALIRAAQFSTVFDQRVVAVSVVPRNNTTYARERDWIGSNERFDTEAVVTTLRESVAKIAPEATFDHISVGRDAPSGTIANKIRRFARQNDASIVFVGSENAGRIVGTLTVGSSVTTDRSYETMIIPHAKPVKIKELETALPTPPEIQ; from the coding sequence ATGACATTAGTTGTTCCATACGATAACAGTGAGCTATCCAAGACAGCACTTATTCGTGCAGCACAGTTCAGTACGGTGTTCGATCAACGTGTTGTTGCGGTGAGTGTCGTTCCGAGAAACAATACAACATATGCCAGGGAGCGTGACTGGATCGGTTCGAACGAGCGTTTCGATACCGAGGCGGTCGTCACAACGCTTCGAGAGTCCGTTGCAAAGATCGCTCCTGAGGCAACATTCGATCACATCTCTGTTGGTCGAGATGCTCCCTCTGGGACGATTGCGAACAAAATCCGCCGCTTTGCACGCCAGAACGATGCAAGTATCGTATTTGTTGGTAGTGAAAACGCAGGGCGAATTGTCGGCACACTCACTGTCGGTTCTTCGGTAACCACCGACCGATCCTACGAAACGATGATCATTCCACATGCCAAACCAGTCAAAATCAAAGAGCTCGAAACTGCACTGCCGACGCCACCCGAAATCCAGTAG
- a CDS encoding elongation factor EF-2: MGRRKKIVQECERLMDNPEHIRNIAIAAHVDHGKTTLSDNLLAGAGMISNETAGQQLAMDTKEDEQERGITIDAANVSMTHEYEDTNHLINLIDTPGHVDFGGDVTRAMRAVDGALVVVDAVEGAMPQTETVLRQALREGVKPALFINKVDRLINELQEGPEEMQERLMSVIHDVNELIRGMTEEKDYDWTVSVEGGTVGFGSALYKWGVSMPSMQRTGIDFGDIMELERSGEEGRDELQERTPLSNVVLDMVAEHFPNPVDAQPRRIPTVWRGDADSEIAKTMRFVDEDGEVVFMSTDISMDPHAGEIATGRLFSGTIEKGQNLYVSGTAGTNRVQSVGIFMGGEREEVEKVPAGNIAAVTGLKDAIAGSTVSSVEMTPFESIEHISEPVITKSVEAKSMDDLPKLIKTLQQVAKEDPTIRIEINEDTGEHLISGQGELHLEVITHRIRDNQGIQVHTGEPIVVFREQPQEKSREVEGVSPNNHNKFYITAEPLDQDIVDSIKLGEASMDMPELERREALQEAGMDKDDSQLVEHMFKTNILLDETKGIQHLNETMELVIEGLEDALEDGPLAAEPVQGALFRLHDAKLHEDTIHRGPAQVIPATRDAVHRSLIDAEIRLLEPIQNVRIDVPSEYMGSASGEIQGRRGTVDDMFQEGDLMVIEGIAPVEEMIGFSSDVRSATEGRASWNTENAGFRVLVDNLQTEKIGEIRERKGMKQELPPSIDYI; this comes from the coding sequence ATGGGCCGACGAAAAAAGATCGTTCAAGAATGTGAACGGCTGATGGACAACCCGGAGCACATCCGGAACATCGCCATTGCCGCTCACGTCGACCACGGCAAGACAACGCTTTCTGACAATCTCCTCGCAGGCGCAGGCATGATCTCCAACGAGACAGCCGGCCAGCAGCTCGCGATGGATACCAAAGAGGACGAACAGGAACGTGGGATCACCATCGATGCAGCAAACGTTTCGATGACCCACGAGTACGAGGACACCAACCACCTCATCAACCTGATCGATACCCCGGGCCACGTCGACTTCGGCGGCGACGTAACCCGAGCCATGCGCGCAGTTGACGGCGCGCTCGTGGTTGTCGACGCAGTCGAAGGCGCAATGCCACAGACAGAAACTGTCCTTCGACAGGCACTCCGAGAGGGTGTCAAACCAGCACTGTTCATCAACAAGGTCGACCGCCTCATCAACGAGCTTCAGGAAGGACCTGAAGAGATGCAGGAACGACTGATGTCGGTTATCCACGACGTGAACGAACTCATCCGTGGGATGACCGAAGAGAAGGATTACGACTGGACCGTCTCGGTCGAAGGCGGCACCGTCGGCTTCGGTTCGGCGCTCTACAAATGGGGTGTCTCGATGCCGTCGATGCAGCGCACCGGCATCGACTTCGGCGACATCATGGAGCTCGAACGCAGTGGCGAGGAAGGCCGCGATGAGCTGCAGGAACGAACTCCATTGTCGAACGTCGTCCTCGACATGGTCGCCGAGCACTTCCCGAACCCTGTGGACGCCCAGCCCCGTCGTATCCCGACGGTATGGCGTGGCGACGCCGACTCGGAGATTGCCAAAACAATGCGATTTGTCGACGAAGACGGCGAAGTCGTCTTCATGTCGACCGATATCTCGATGGACCCACACGCTGGCGAAATCGCTACGGGTCGACTGTTCTCCGGAACGATTGAAAAAGGTCAGAATCTCTATGTCTCCGGGACGGCGGGCACCAACCGTGTCCAGTCGGTCGGGATCTTCATGGGTGGCGAACGCGAGGAAGTCGAAAAGGTACCCGCAGGCAACATCGCCGCGGTCACCGGCCTCAAGGACGCCATCGCTGGCTCTACTGTCTCCTCCGTCGAGATGACACCGTTCGAGTCCATCGAACACATCTCCGAGCCGGTCATTACGAAATCCGTCGAGGCAAAGAGCATGGACGACCTGCCGAAGCTCATCAAGACGCTCCAGCAGGTCGCCAAAGAGGACCCAACCATTCGCATCGAGATCAACGAGGACACTGGCGAGCACCTGATCAGCGGACAGGGTGAACTCCACCTCGAAGTCATCACCCACCGTATCCGCGACAACCAGGGTATTCAGGTCCACACCGGTGAGCCGATTGTCGTGTTCCGCGAGCAGCCTCAGGAGAAATCCCGCGAAGTCGAGGGTGTCTCGCCGAACAACCACAACAAGTTCTACATCACCGCCGAACCCCTTGACCAAGACATCGTCGACTCGATCAAGCTCGGCGAGGCCTCGATGGATATGCCCGAACTGGAACGCCGTGAGGCACTTCAGGAGGCAGGGATGGACAAAGACGACTCCCAGCTTGTCGAACACATGTTCAAAACGAACATCCTGCTCGACGAGACAAAGGGTATCCAGCACCTCAACGAGACGATGGAACTGGTCATCGAGGGGCTCGAAGATGCCCTCGAAGACGGTCCACTCGCGGCCGAACCCGTTCAGGGTGCCCTGTTCCGACTCCACGACGCCAAACTCCACGAGGATACGATCCACCGTGGTCCCGCACAGGTCATTCCGGCAACGCGGGATGCAGTCCACCGCTCGCTGATCGACGCCGAGATTAGGCTGCTCGAACCGATCCAGAACGTCCGTATCGACGTTCCATCCGAGTACATGGGCTCGGCTTCCGGCGAGATTCAGGGCCGCCGTGGCACTGTCGACGACATGTTCCAGGAGGGCGACCTCATGGTGATCGAAGGCATCGCGCCTGTCGAAGAGATGATCGGTTTCTCCTCGGACGTTCGATCCGCGACCGAGGGCCGTGCGTCGTGGAACACCGAGAACGCTGGCTTCCGTGTGCTGGTGGACAACCTCCAGACCGAGAAGATCGGCGAGATCCGCGAGCGCAAAGGGATGAAGCAGGAACTGCCGCCGAGCATCGACTACATCTAA